A section of the Rhodanobacteraceae bacterium genome encodes:
- a CDS encoding phytanoyl-CoA dioxygenase family protein, with product MKDLTQSQRSRPSWQPVRHSVFRDSELAERIHMDGYAVVPWWSEEQLDRLQAICDREHRLQPAEGGMFYSVYSQDLNYRRRVHDDIAAVMQPTFDRHFVDYRNVVNMFVVKAPGPASEFAIHQDTTALDEFRYSPLSLWSPLGDVDASNGSLCLVPRSHRFFSPYRGVSFPFPFAHIQHIVREYLQPVPMRRGEVLVFDNRLVHSSLPNHSQCNRDAIVSGIFPAEAAFQVCFKQPGQTGAPIEIFEQAPDWLLNYPNFLQHCHERPVTGTVVGHALFDFEPMDESEFRALCASHGVPAVRALPTASPERCNMIAEPVL from the coding sequence GTGAAAGATCTCACCCAATCCCAGCGATCACGCCCCAGTTGGCAACCGGTCCGCCATAGCGTCTTCAGGGACAGCGAGCTGGCCGAGCGCATCCACATGGATGGCTATGCCGTCGTCCCTTGGTGGAGCGAAGAGCAGCTCGACAGGCTGCAGGCCATTTGCGACCGAGAGCACCGGTTGCAGCCTGCTGAAGGCGGCATGTTCTACAGCGTCTACTCGCAGGATCTGAACTACCGACGACGGGTGCACGATGATATCGCCGCGGTCATGCAGCCGACTTTCGACCGGCATTTCGTCGACTACCGCAATGTCGTGAACATGTTCGTGGTGAAAGCGCCCGGTCCGGCCAGCGAGTTCGCCATTCATCAGGACACCACTGCCCTGGACGAATTCCGCTATTCGCCGCTGAGTCTGTGGTCGCCCCTGGGCGATGTTGACGCCAGCAATGGTTCGCTATGCCTGGTGCCGCGCAGCCACCGTTTTTTTTCACCCTACCGCGGCGTTTCCTTTCCCTTCCCCTTTGCACACATCCAGCACATCGTGCGTGAGTATCTGCAGCCTGTGCCCATGCGTCGGGGTGAGGTCCTGGTCTTTGACAACCGACTGGTGCACAGCTCTCTTCCCAATCACTCGCAATGCAACCGCGATGCCATCGTCTCGGGGATCTTCCCGGCCGAGGCTGCTTTTCAGGTGTGCTTCAAGCAGCCGGGCCAGACTGGCGCACCCATCGAGATCTTTGAGCAAGCCCCCGATTGGCTGCTGAACTACCCGAACTTTCTGCAGCATTGCCACGAGCGGCCGGTGACCGGTACCGTCGTGGGCCACGCGCTGTTCGATTTCGAGCCCATGGACGAGAGTGAATTCAGGGCCCTTTGCGCCAGCCATGGCGTGCCGGCAGTGAGGGCCCTGCCGACTGCATCACCCGAGCGCTGCAATATGATTGCCGAGCCCGTACTCTGA
- a CDS encoding phytanoyl-CoA dioxygenase family protein has product MVLPLWTASDARQLLDELRQRVPAFPDGFYASVHVADASLRAAVNARLMAVFQPRLATVCRSARLLGGAFINKAPGPRGVLPPHQDWNIVEEGPYRSFNVWAPLIDTDADNGAIQLIPGSHRWQATVRGPNIPCGYRLVHEPLRKAMKLLPIRAGEVLIYDHRVLHCSDANDTTHHRPAVVMGLVPEEADLKHYFGVAGRVHRYRSSVDFLLGGQTHLRPDSLMLEDQFDYDPAPVDPLQLAQFLASSALADISNSA; this is encoded by the coding sequence GTGGTGCTCCCGCTGTGGACAGCCAGCGATGCCCGCCAGCTGCTCGATGAGCTCAGGCAGCGGGTACCTGCATTCCCCGATGGCTTTTACGCTTCGGTTCACGTGGCCGACGCCAGTCTTCGGGCAGCGGTCAATGCGCGTCTGATGGCCGTTTTCCAGCCGCGACTCGCGACGGTTTGCCGTAGCGCACGACTGTTGGGCGGCGCCTTCATCAACAAGGCGCCCGGTCCGCGTGGCGTGCTGCCGCCCCATCAGGACTGGAATATCGTCGAGGAAGGGCCGTACCGATCCTTCAATGTCTGGGCGCCACTGATCGACACCGACGCCGACAATGGCGCCATCCAGCTGATTCCCGGCAGCCACCGTTGGCAGGCGACCGTGCGCGGCCCCAACATCCCGTGTGGCTATCGCCTGGTGCATGAGCCATTGCGCAAGGCCATGAAGCTGCTGCCCATACGGGCCGGCGAGGTGCTGATCTACGACCATCGTGTCCTGCATTGTTCCGATGCCAACGACACCACGCACCACCGCCCGGCGGTGGTGATGGGGCTGGTACCGGAAGAAGCCGATCTGAAGCATTATTTCGGCGTGGCTGGACGCGTCCATCGATACCGCTCCAGCGTCGATTTCCTGCTGGGTGGTCAGACCCATCTGCGCCCGGACAGTCTGATGCTGGAAGATCAGTTCGACTATGACCCTGCACCGGTCGACCCTCTGCAATTGGCGCAGTTTCTGGCGAGCTCGGCGCTGGCAGACATCTCGAATTCAGCCTGA
- a CDS encoding phytanoyl-CoA dioxygenase family protein, with product MTPAMTEMAPLLQDAALWSGFRDDGCVQIPLLPPSAVAALLEAFRHFHPQLPASGFVSSTYSPDLGYKRAVSECITQIIRPHLDPIFQRNRILGAAFLYKMPGPHSQLPLHQDWTVVDEDRFIAANVWIPLVDANAENGTLHVLPGSHRVMRSIRAPTLPFCYSGHEYLMQQHMRPLPTRAGEAVVVNQATAHYSPANMSESIRPAITVGVVSSEARLRFYYRDRQRNDGRLEMFEQEDDFFLRFDDFHRDIFARPSFGRAVAELDYVDPSLSATEVKARIDECRRLCPTPLRGEHLCA from the coding sequence ATGACACCCGCGATGACCGAGATGGCGCCTCTACTGCAAGACGCGGCGCTCTGGAGTGGCTTCAGGGACGATGGTTGCGTCCAGATTCCCCTGCTGCCCCCCTCAGCCGTAGCCGCGTTGCTGGAGGCCTTCCGGCACTTTCACCCGCAGCTTCCCGCCAGCGGCTTCGTGTCCAGCACCTATTCTCCCGACCTTGGCTACAAGCGCGCGGTCAGTGAGTGCATCACCCAGATCATCCGCCCTCACCTCGATCCGATCTTTCAGCGGAATCGGATACTGGGCGCTGCCTTTCTCTACAAGATGCCGGGTCCGCATTCTCAGCTACCCTTGCATCAGGACTGGACGGTGGTCGACGAGGACCGTTTCATTGCCGCCAATGTCTGGATCCCGCTGGTGGATGCCAACGCCGAAAACGGCACGCTCCATGTGCTGCCAGGTAGCCATCGCGTCATGCGCAGCATACGGGCGCCAACCCTGCCTTTCTGCTACTCCGGCCATGAATATCTGATGCAACAGCACATGCGCCCGCTGCCGACCAGAGCCGGTGAGGCCGTAGTGGTCAATCAGGCAACTGCGCATTACTCGCCGGCGAACATGAGCGAATCCATACGGCCTGCCATTACGGTCGGGGTGGTGTCGTCCGAGGCTCGGCTGCGATTCTATTATCGCGATCGCCAACGCAATGACGGACGCCTGGAGATGTTCGAGCAGGAGGATGATTTCTTCCTGCGCTTTGACGATTTCCACCGCGACATCTTTGCCCGGCCGAGCTTCGGTCGTGCCGTTGCCGAGCTGGACTACGTGGATCCCAGCCTGTCCGCGACCGAGGTCAAGGCGCGGATAGACGAATGTCGGCGCTTGTGCCCGACGCCGCTGCGAGGTGAACACCTCTGCGCCTGA
- a CDS encoding phytanoyl-CoA dioxygenase family protein, whose product MRALFKSPQLQADFDRDGYVIVPFLDTDQVAELSAHYASLDHDHKIEQGFHVSLDNRDAAFKRAVMDKLLSVTAAPVDTLFDRARSFVASYVVKEPGPRGIVPPHQDWTFVDESQFVSCTVWIPLAPTTVDNGALGVIKGSHRLFDQNRASPSPQCPTPIGDLMFQVFPFLDVKEMQPGQALIFNNRTLHGSPPNLSDVARIAVGIGITHAEAELRHYYLLPDADPQELECYQVEPEFFHQYSNGALSQLYQEGRRPQGQQCIGRTPFVRKPADGAALSELFLRDGNRFDGALAERMARLFAPARREQPVEAVSTAKYVFDAEFPPMKRVFRDLAHQQALERDGYVIVDFLDSTQVATLEQHYRETHPEPVRGFYASTFAPDKTYREAVDRRLREIAKARIEALTQDIKIIFGSYIVKGSDEGSQMNIHQDMTLVDENQFNGINIWCPLTDLDEHNGAIHVLPGSHRLLRTLRGSTLPAIYDGVREELMQILEPVHLRAGQAIIFDQSIIHFSPPNRSGRDRVVINIFFAHQDARMMICYHDRSQPERTVEVFEVDDSLLHVYEHFGSDINARPNVGRSLGTVEYAFPTLTPECLRERYPERGAAAAHSAHAGDSARTPASAEPVVSGWRKWLRQLLAT is encoded by the coding sequence ATGAGAGCCCTGTTCAAATCCCCCCAGCTGCAAGCGGACTTCGATCGCGACGGCTATGTCATCGTGCCCTTCCTGGACACGGACCAGGTGGCCGAGCTGAGCGCGCATTACGCCTCGCTCGACCATGACCACAAGATCGAGCAGGGCTTCCACGTCAGCCTCGACAACCGCGATGCAGCATTCAAGCGGGCGGTGATGGACAAGCTGCTGAGCGTGACTGCGGCACCGGTCGACACGCTTTTCGATCGTGCCCGCAGCTTTGTGGCGAGCTACGTGGTCAAGGAGCCGGGCCCGCGCGGTATCGTGCCACCGCATCAGGATTGGACCTTCGTCGACGAAAGCCAGTTTGTGTCCTGCACGGTCTGGATTCCGCTTGCGCCGACCACGGTGGATAACGGTGCCCTGGGTGTGATCAAGGGCAGTCACCGGCTGTTCGATCAGAACCGCGCTTCGCCCTCACCGCAGTGCCCGACGCCCATCGGCGACTTGATGTTCCAGGTATTTCCTTTTCTCGACGTCAAGGAAATGCAGCCTGGTCAGGCCCTGATCTTCAATAACCGTACGCTGCACGGATCGCCACCGAACCTGAGCGACGTCGCGCGCATCGCGGTCGGCATCGGCATCACCCACGCAGAGGCCGAGTTGCGGCATTACTACCTGTTGCCCGATGCCGATCCGCAGGAGCTTGAGTGCTATCAGGTCGAGCCCGAGTTCTTTCATCAGTACAGCAACGGCGCGCTCTCGCAGCTGTACCAGGAGGGCCGGCGCCCGCAGGGACAGCAGTGCATCGGTCGTACGCCCTTTGTGCGCAAGCCAGCGGATGGCGCTGCACTCTCGGAGTTGTTTCTGCGCGATGGCAATCGCTTCGATGGCGCCCTCGCCGAGCGCATGGCCAGGCTGTTTGCTCCTGCCCGCCGCGAGCAGCCGGTTGAAGCCGTCTCGACTGCGAAGTACGTTTTCGACGCGGAGTTTCCGCCGATGAAGCGGGTCTTTCGCGATCTGGCGCATCAACAGGCGCTGGAGCGCGATGGCTACGTCATCGTGGATTTCCTCGACTCCACCCAGGTCGCCACGCTCGAGCAGCACTACCGCGAGACCCATCCAGAACCCGTCAGGGGCTTTTACGCCAGCACCTTTGCTCCCGACAAGACCTATCGCGAAGCCGTCGATCGACGGCTTCGCGAGATCGCCAAGGCGCGTATCGAAGCGCTCACCCAGGACATCAAGATCATCTTCGGCAGCTACATCGTCAAGGGCAGCGACGAGGGCAGCCAGATGAACATCCACCAGGACATGACCCTGGTCGACGAGAACCAGTTCAACGGCATCAATATCTGGTGTCCGCTGACGGATCTGGATGAACACAACGGAGCGATCCATGTTCTGCCCGGTAGTCATCGATTGCTGCGCACGCTGCGAGGATCCACCCTTCCTGCCATCTACGATGGCGTGCGTGAGGAGCTGATGCAGATTCTCGAGCCGGTGCATCTGCGCGCCGGCCAGGCCATCATCTTCGATCAGAGCATCATCCATTTCTCGCCGCCCAATCGCTCGGGCAGGGATCGGGTTGTCATCAACATTTTTTTCGCGCACCAGGACGCGCGCATGATGATCTGCTACCACGACCGGTCTCAGCCGGAGCGGACCGTTGAGGTCTTCGAAGTGGACGATTCCCTGCTTCATGTCTATGAGCACTTTGGCAGCGACATCAACGCACGTCCCAATGTTGGCCGAAGCCTGGGAACAGTCGAGTACGCCTTTCCGACCTTGACACCGGAGTGCCTGCGCGAGCGCTATCCTGAGCGAGGGGCGGCAGCTGCACACTCGGCACATGCCGGCGATTCCGCCCGAACCCCCGCTTCGGCCGAGCCGGTGGTGTCAGGTTGGCGCAAGTGGTTGCGGCAGCTCTTGGCTACCTGA
- a CDS encoding phytanoyl-CoA dioxygenase family protein, with protein sequence MRRVFNDASLQKTFDRKGYVQTPFLDARQVRSLKQAYFDTLGHSGGSLLAAEADFKSSSEITYEFTFIDRNPAYKRLVFDILTAALDGPQRQLLDDYRPIIANFIHKKPDGGEVPLHQNWAFVDERRCTSVSIWCPLVDSCEANGTLQFVEGSHKRFGEMRGPMVPWELSQIQREIIDEHLAPAQDIAAGQAVVLDDSIVHYSNINRTEGLRLAIQLILVPREEATIHFHMNPHENRNVVEKLEVDLEFFMNFHPWKKPEHFKHLATLPYQQNFLGVDEFKARLRQPPFDAPAGEPSR encoded by the coding sequence ATGAGACGAGTCTTCAACGATGCCAGCCTGCAGAAAACCTTTGATCGAAAAGGGTACGTGCAGACGCCGTTTCTCGATGCCAGGCAGGTACGATCCCTGAAACAGGCGTATTTCGACACGCTCGGTCACAGCGGCGGCAGCTTGCTGGCGGCCGAAGCTGACTTCAAATCCAGCAGCGAAATCACCTACGAATTCACCTTTATCGATCGCAATCCGGCTTACAAGCGACTCGTCTTCGACATACTGACGGCGGCGTTGGACGGGCCACAACGTCAGCTGCTGGATGACTATCGTCCGATCATCGCCAATTTCATCCACAAGAAACCCGATGGTGGAGAGGTGCCGCTGCACCAGAACTGGGCCTTCGTGGATGAGCGGCGTTGCACCTCGGTCTCGATCTGGTGTCCGCTGGTCGACAGCTGCGAGGCCAATGGCACCTTGCAATTCGTGGAAGGCAGCCACAAGCGCTTTGGCGAGATGCGTGGGCCGATGGTGCCCTGGGAGCTGAGCCAGATCCAGCGCGAAATCATTGATGAGCATCTGGCGCCCGCGCAGGACATCGCGGCCGGACAGGCGGTGGTGCTGGATGACAGCATCGTGCACTACTCCAACATCAATCGCACCGAAGGCCTGCGACTGGCCATCCAGCTGATCCTGGTTCCCCGGGAAGAAGCCACGATCCACTTCCACATGAATCCCCACGAGAATCGCAACGTGGTGGAGAAACTGGAAGTCGACCTCGAGTTCTTCATGAACTTCCACCCGTGGAAAAAACCCGAGCATTTCAAGCATCTCGCCACCTTGCCGTACCAGCAGAACTTTCTTGGGGTCGACGAATTCAAGGCGCGCTTGCGACAGCCGCCATTTGATGCTCCTGCCGGCGAGCCGTCCCGATGA
- a CDS encoding phytanoyl-CoA dioxygenase family protein, which yields MEPLFRSIDLQEGLDQDGVVTVPLLNADELQAVRDFYYTVNPDGVVPQLREGIHMTIWCSDPDYKAHIREELQRLLQPAMQRLFHDCRLVTPVFIVKVPGQQTTFPIHQDWSVVDETRHTALNVWVPLHDVDERNGGLWAVPGSHRLGNHIRGPGHLFPNLRSIESAVRPRMRAAGGQAGTATVFYHRVIHGSPPNLSEAPRVALACSILPRDVPLHIYFQRDAESPLRVYHPPDDFIYGFENVRDQTALRPPEGEPVASLPPYVPRPIVAADVDLCIGNDLRPVATNG from the coding sequence ATGGAACCCCTGTTTCGCAGCATCGATTTGCAAGAGGGCCTCGATCAGGATGGCGTGGTCACGGTGCCTTTGCTGAACGCAGACGAACTTCAGGCCGTCCGCGATTTTTATTACACCGTCAATCCCGACGGCGTGGTGCCGCAGTTGCGCGAAGGCATCCACATGACCATCTGGTGCTCCGATCCAGACTACAAGGCACATATCCGCGAGGAACTGCAGCGTCTGCTGCAACCGGCGATGCAACGCCTGTTCCATGACTGTCGACTGGTGACACCGGTGTTCATCGTCAAGGTACCTGGCCAGCAAACGACCTTTCCGATTCACCAGGACTGGAGTGTGGTGGACGAAACCCGGCACACTGCACTGAATGTCTGGGTGCCGCTGCACGACGTCGATGAGCGCAACGGTGGCCTGTGGGCAGTACCGGGCAGCCACCGCCTGGGAAATCACATCCGTGGCCCCGGCCACCTGTTTCCGAACCTGCGCAGTATTGAATCGGCGGTACGCCCCAGGATGCGGGCTGCAGGCGGTCAGGCGGGAACGGCGACGGTGTTCTACCATCGCGTCATCCACGGGTCGCCTCCGAATCTCTCGGAAGCTCCGCGGGTTGCGCTGGCCTGCTCGATCTTGCCAAGAGATGTGCCCCTGCACATCTACTTCCAGCGCGACGCGGAGTCGCCACTACGGGTCTATCACCCACCCGACGACTTCATCTACGGTTTCGAGAACGTGCGTGACCAGACCGCGTTGCGCCCACCCGAAGGAGAGCCGGTCGCGTCACTGCCGCCTTACGTGCCAAGGCCGATCGTCGCCGCTGACGTCGATCTCTGCATCGGCAACGACCTTCGCCCCGTTGCTACCAACGGTTAG
- a CDS encoding glycosyltransferase family 4 protein, with protein sequence MTALAIASPDRQVYSQTFIHQQIANLPFDIHLLYGGNLPTHRAAGADSVGYRFPGENADPWVRVRAMADYLNEHRVEAVLAQFGPCGVEMMPVCAVAKVPLLVHFHGYDAWRTEVLASYGTRYRALFEQAHAVIAVSREMHDHLAAMGAHTARLHHVPYGVDTELFTGAQPAVSGRDFLIVGRQVEKKGHLLVLLAFAELLKFVPDCSLRIIGSGALRESGEMLVRALGISDHVRWLGVLSPQDVARELQSSRALIQFSQITPSGDREGTPVAMLEAMSSGVPVIGTRHAGIPDVIQDEVHGLLVDPFDQAGLTRALRRLATDPELAGRLGRASATLVHTRYNRKRYLDELTALIHTALPNPDIH encoded by the coding sequence ATGACGGCGTTGGCCATCGCCTCGCCGGATCGGCAGGTCTACTCGCAGACTTTCATCCACCAGCAGATAGCCAATCTGCCCTTCGATATCCATCTGCTGTACGGCGGGAATCTGCCCACGCATCGAGCTGCCGGTGCCGACAGCGTGGGCTACCGTTTCCCTGGTGAGAACGCCGATCCCTGGGTGCGCGTGCGGGCCATGGCCGACTATCTGAACGAGCACCGGGTTGAGGCTGTACTTGCGCAGTTCGGACCTTGCGGTGTGGAGATGATGCCGGTGTGCGCCGTCGCCAAAGTGCCGCTGCTGGTCCACTTTCACGGCTATGACGCCTGGCGGACGGAGGTTCTGGCCAGCTATGGCACGCGCTATCGCGCACTTTTCGAGCAGGCTCATGCCGTGATAGCCGTGTCGCGTGAGATGCACGACCATCTTGCCGCCATGGGTGCGCATACTGCGCGCCTGCACCATGTGCCCTACGGCGTCGACACAGAACTGTTCACCGGAGCACAGCCTGCGGTCAGTGGGCGTGATTTCCTGATTGTGGGCCGACAGGTTGAGAAAAAGGGTCACCTGCTGGTCCTGCTCGCCTTTGCCGAGCTGCTGAAATTCGTGCCCGATTGCTCCCTGCGCATCATCGGAAGCGGAGCGCTGCGTGAATCCGGGGAAATGCTGGTGCGGGCCTTGGGCATTTCCGATCATGTGCGCTGGCTCGGTGTCCTGTCGCCCCAGGACGTTGCGCGTGAGTTGCAGTCGTCGCGGGCCTTGATCCAGTTCAGCCAGATCACACCATCAGGAGATCGCGAAGGCACGCCGGTGGCCATGCTCGAGGCCATGTCCAGCGGAGTGCCCGTGATTGGTACCCGCCATGCCGGCATCCCGGATGTGATCCAGGATGAGGTTCACGGCCTGCTGGTTGACCCGTTTGATCAGGCCGGGCTGACCCGGGCATTGCGCCGTCTGGCCACCGACCCCGAGCTGGCAGGAAGACTGGGCCGGGCTTCCGCCACACTGGTACATACTCGCTACAACCGCAAGCGCTATCTCGATGAGCTGACGGCGCTCATCCACACTGCACTGCCGAACCCTGACATCCACTGA